From a region of the Sphingopyxis sp. YR583 genome:
- a CDS encoding aldehyde dehydrogenase family protein: MPDYKMLIGGHLVDGDHAMDVINPATEEVFATVARASERQAGEAIEAAEIAFPSWAEVPMAERQAHVIRLADAIVTNAEKLARALTQEQGKPLAEAQGEIAWAEGYLRHYATLEIAERTIQDDASGLIRVRRKPLGVVAGIIAWNFPLLMACWKIGPAVIAGNTIVLKPAPTTPVTALMLGELCRDIFPAGVVNIIADDNDLGGFLTADSRIAKIGFTGSTATGKKIMANAASGLKRLTLELGGNDPGIVLDDVDVRETAQNIFNAAFLNCGQVCLAIKRAYVHDSIYDAMCDELARLAEAAVVDDGLAQGAQIGPIQNKAQYEKVKAFLERARADGTVVAGGEVMVRAGYFLRPTIVRDVTDGDQIVDEEQFGPILPVIRYSDIDDVVARANASPYGLGASVWSRDVDRALAVADRIESGSVWVNQHIAIGPHIPMAGVKSSGLGVEQSEEGLAEYTQLSVINVARGG; encoded by the coding sequence ATGCCTGATTACAAGATGCTGATCGGCGGCCATCTGGTTGACGGCGACCACGCGATGGACGTGATCAACCCCGCAACCGAGGAGGTGTTCGCCACCGTCGCACGCGCCTCCGAGCGGCAGGCGGGCGAAGCGATCGAGGCGGCGGAGATCGCCTTCCCTTCCTGGGCCGAGGTCCCGATGGCAGAGCGGCAAGCTCACGTCATTCGACTGGCCGACGCTATCGTGACCAACGCCGAGAAGCTGGCGCGCGCGCTCACACAGGAACAAGGCAAGCCGCTCGCCGAAGCTCAGGGCGAGATCGCGTGGGCAGAAGGCTATCTTCGCCATTATGCGACGCTCGAGATCGCCGAGCGCACGATCCAGGACGACGCGAGCGGACTGATCCGGGTGCGCCGCAAGCCGCTCGGCGTCGTCGCCGGCATCATTGCCTGGAATTTTCCGTTGCTGATGGCCTGCTGGAAAATTGGACCGGCGGTGATCGCGGGCAATACGATCGTCCTGAAGCCCGCGCCGACGACGCCGGTCACGGCGCTGATGCTCGGCGAACTCTGCCGCGACATCTTTCCGGCTGGGGTGGTCAACATCATCGCCGACGACAATGATCTTGGCGGATTTCTCACCGCAGACTCACGCATCGCCAAGATCGGCTTCACCGGTTCGACCGCGACCGGCAAGAAAATCATGGCGAACGCCGCCTCCGGGCTCAAGCGGCTGACCCTCGAACTCGGTGGCAACGACCCGGGGATTGTCCTCGACGATGTCGATGTACGCGAGACCGCGCAGAACATCTTCAATGCCGCCTTTCTGAACTGCGGACAGGTCTGCCTCGCGATCAAGCGCGCCTATGTCCACGACAGCATTTACGATGCGATGTGCGATGAACTCGCGCGCCTCGCGGAAGCTGCGGTGGTGGACGACGGACTGGCACAGGGCGCGCAGATCGGGCCGATCCAGAACAAGGCGCAATATGAGAAGGTCAAGGCCTTTCTCGAGCGCGCGCGCGCGGACGGAACGGTGGTGGCCGGCGGCGAGGTCATGGTCCGCGCCGGATACTTCCTGCGCCCGACGATCGTTCGCGATGTCACCGATGGCGACCAGATCGTCGACGAGGAACAATTCGGTCCGATCCTCCCCGTCATCCGTTATTCGGACATCGACGATGTCGTCGCACGCGCCAATGCGTCCCCTTACGGTCTCGGCGCCTCGGTGTGGTCGCGCGACGTCGATCGCGCACTTGCGGTTGCCGACCGGATCGAAAGCGGTTCGGTCTGGGTCAACCAGCACATCGCCATCGGGCCGCATATCCCGATGGCCGGGGTCAAGTCGTCAGGCCTCGGCGTCGAGCAGTCCGAGGAGGGACTTGCCGAATATACGCAATTGTCCGTGATCAACGTGGCGCGCGGAGGCTGA
- a CDS encoding c-type cytochrome: MMRRLAMLLGLAALGAQAPATAQDGATIYKRCAACHLADGAGVPGAFPPLKADVRALAATAAGRRYLALVVIRGVSGPITVAGKVYRGTMPAQAGLNDTQVAAVLNHVVRGSNAKAFTAKEIAGYRVGGASLSPAAVAKLQPGAAGK, from the coding sequence ATGATGCGGCGGCTGGCGATGCTGCTCGGTCTCGCAGCCCTCGGGGCGCAGGCACCGGCAACCGCGCAGGACGGCGCGACGATCTACAAGCGCTGCGCCGCTTGCCACCTCGCCGATGGTGCGGGTGTTCCCGGCGCCTTTCCACCGCTGAAAGCCGATGTCCGCGCGCTCGCAGCGACCGCCGCCGGTCGGCGCTATCTTGCCCTCGTCGTGATCCGCGGCGTGTCGGGACCGATCACGGTCGCCGGAAAAGTCTATCGCGGGACGATGCCCGCGCAGGCGGGTCTCAACGACACGCAGGTAGCTGCGGTGCTCAACCACGTCGTGCGCGGGTCGAACGCAAAGGCGTTCACGGCGAAGGAAATCGCGGGATATCGCGTCGGCGGCGCATCGCTTTCGCCCGCGGCAGTCGCCAAGCTGCAACCGGGTGCCGCCGGCAAATGA
- a CDS encoding cytochrome C has product MKWLAAPALILATGVATVPSEGSQSEPIAGVANPARARQNWILSCQGCHRADATGSSTTTPTMAGYVARFLQVPGGREYLVRVPGVATAALSDADLAEVINWSLVRFDPTNIPPDFTPYSAAEVGRLRLKPLRAEAATVRANMVARMSEKQH; this is encoded by the coding sequence ATGAAATGGCTTGCCGCCCCTGCGCTGATACTGGCGACCGGGGTGGCCACGGTCCCATCCGAGGGCAGCCAATCCGAGCCGATAGCGGGCGTCGCCAACCCGGCGCGCGCGCGGCAGAACTGGATCTTGTCGTGCCAGGGCTGCCACCGCGCCGACGCGACCGGCTCCTCCACGACGACGCCGACGATGGCCGGATATGTCGCGCGGTTCCTCCAGGTGCCGGGGGGCCGCGAGTATCTGGTGCGTGTTCCGGGCGTCGCCACCGCCGCTCTGTCCGACGCCGATCTTGCCGAGGTGATCAACTGGTCGCTCGTCCGGTTCGACCCCACGAATATTCCGCCCGACTTCACACCCTATTCGGCCGCCGAGGTCGGGAGGCTGCGCCTGAAGCCGCTGCGCGCGGAAGCGGCCACAGTCCGCGCGAACATGGTCGCGCGCATGTCGGAGAAACAGCACTAA
- a CDS encoding redoxin family protein, which translates to MTGFFLTSQILLWIAIAVLCVLVAALARQVGVLHERIAPAGALTLHQRVIVGDKAPELTLRSLEGKEVAIGGKRQRRGQLIFFLSPDCPVCKTLLPVVRSASAAERSWLDVVLASDGDTAAHRRLVMSEGLAGFDYVLSEDLGRSLGVSKLPYAVLIDEAGNIASLGLVNNREHLESLFEAKERRVASIQDYLARG; encoded by the coding sequence ATGACCGGATTTTTTCTCACCTCGCAAATCCTGCTGTGGATCGCCATTGCGGTGCTCTGCGTCCTTGTCGCGGCGCTCGCGCGGCAGGTCGGCGTCCTGCACGAGCGCATCGCGCCGGCCGGCGCGCTCACCTTGCATCAAAGGGTCATTGTCGGGGACAAGGCGCCCGAACTGACGCTACGGTCGCTCGAGGGCAAGGAGGTCGCGATCGGCGGCAAACGACAGCGCCGCGGCCAGCTCATCTTCTTTCTCTCGCCCGACTGTCCGGTGTGCAAAACGCTTCTCCCCGTGGTCCGGTCAGCAAGCGCCGCTGAGCGCTCATGGCTCGATGTCGTGCTCGCGAGCGACGGCGATACGGCGGCGCACCGCCGGCTGGTGATGTCCGAGGGTCTGGCAGGCTTCGACTATGTGCTGTCCGAGGACCTGGGCCGGTCGCTCGGCGTCTCGAAGCTCCCCTATGCGGTGCTGATCGACGAGGCAGGCAACATCGCCTCGCTCGGCCTCGTCAACAATCGCGAGCATCTCGAAAGCCTGTTCGAGGCCAAGGAACGCCGCGTAGCTTCGATTCAGGATTATCTCGCGCGCGGCTGA
- a CDS encoding methylamine dehydrogenase light chain: MSGLDKFSEKLTRQVARATSRRSLLTLIGGAITGAAAFPVLPVSRAQAQTHGHGGDKVAPQTTGNPQDPGDQTQCDYWRYCAIDGFLCSCCGGTASSCPPGTEMSPITWIGTCLNPADNRSYIVSYNDCCGKSSCGRCLCNRNERDRPMVRPQANNDINWCLGTSSSVYNCSTAVILGVALEQQ; the protein is encoded by the coding sequence ATGTCGGGTCTCGACAAATTTTCGGAGAAGCTGACACGACAGGTCGCGCGCGCGACCTCGCGGAGAAGCTTGCTGACCTTGATCGGCGGCGCGATCACCGGCGCCGCGGCTTTTCCCGTGCTGCCGGTATCGCGGGCACAAGCGCAGACCCATGGTCATGGCGGCGACAAGGTCGCGCCGCAGACGACCGGCAATCCGCAGGACCCCGGCGACCAGACGCAATGCGACTATTGGCGCTATTGCGCGATCGACGGATTCCTCTGCAGCTGCTGCGGCGGCACGGCAAGCAGCTGTCCGCCGGGCACCGAGATGTCGCCGATCACCTGGATCGGGACCTGCCTTAACCCCGCCGACAATCGCTCCTATATCGTCAGCTACAACGACTGCTGCGGCAAATCATCCTGCGGACGCTGCCTCTGCAACCGCAACGAACGCGACCGGCCGATGGTCCGCCCGCAGGCGAACAACGACATCAACTGGTGCCTCGGAACGTCGAGCTCGGTCTACAATTGCTCGACCGCGGTGATCCTCGGCGTCGCGCTGGAGCAGCAATGA
- a CDS encoding TonB-dependent receptor has product MRNGKMRRLTCSALALLLAGVSAPALAQQTSETTAKPAAAETSDGTDIVVTAQKRSERLQDVPIAVSAIGGEALEKSRVMSADELAGRIVNLQLTSTVGDNTPIFALRGVSMSDYSLNQASPVATYYDEVYKGNFAFLGVAMYDLERVEVLRGPQGTLYGKNTTGGAVNLISRTPELGGTEGYLNLGYGNYDRYEANGALNVPLGETLAARVAFTFARADGWFKNQLPGEPDLASVREYGIRGSLLFEPSDSARFVLRASTSYQNPRNYGIYAQPEAVNRPGLSRRQIEANVTDRRRARTWSVSLTGSFDVSDTLAVTSVTSWDKGRLSFYEDTDGTASELLEIPYVDRATQFAQDLRLTSDFGGPFNFILGAYFNREKVYNQTTFEIGKDIDSDGLPGVTDGDCAVGFPLGCLFRNSFDQVKKSYALYSDMSFEATDALTLRGGIRFTHDKGVQSDFEANAFGPNEVLVMNLIPPSRLDYSTENLSGKIGADYKVNADVMLYGNYSRGYRAPSFNAQAFFDPSELSVAKAEKIDAFELGVKSQFADRRVTLNMAAFHYTYSNQQFINVDPATAAQTLLNIPRSRILGGEAELTVRASDMLTLRGGLGLLDTKINRGTVSGVDVSGNRLSNAPKLTFSGGFDATVIDGGSGKLSLHGDLAYSSNQYFEVLNIPRLRQKSYLLLSGHIDWVSDDGRWTASLWGKNLANKFYFTSRVDLLAGFGFDYNHVGSPRTYGVTVGTKF; this is encoded by the coding sequence ATGCGCAATGGAAAAATGCGTCGTCTGACCTGCTCGGCGCTCGCGCTGCTGCTCGCCGGTGTCTCGGCGCCGGCGCTCGCCCAGCAAACGTCCGAAACGACCGCCAAGCCTGCTGCCGCGGAGACGAGCGACGGCACCGATATCGTCGTCACGGCGCAGAAGCGCTCCGAGCGGCTGCAGGACGTTCCCATCGCTGTCAGCGCGATCGGCGGAGAGGCGCTCGAAAAGTCGCGCGTCATGAGCGCGGACGAACTCGCGGGCAGGATCGTCAACCTACAGCTTACCTCGACCGTCGGAGACAATACCCCGATATTCGCGCTGCGCGGGGTCTCGATGTCGGACTATAGTCTCAACCAGGCGAGCCCCGTCGCGACCTATTATGACGAAGTCTACAAAGGCAATTTCGCATTCCTGGGCGTCGCAATGTACGATCTCGAGCGCGTCGAGGTGCTGCGCGGCCCGCAGGGCACGCTCTATGGCAAGAACACCACCGGCGGTGCGGTCAACCTGATCAGCCGGACGCCGGAACTCGGCGGCACCGAAGGCTATCTCAACCTAGGCTACGGCAATTACGATCGCTATGAGGCCAATGGCGCGCTGAACGTGCCGCTCGGTGAAACCTTGGCGGCGCGCGTCGCCTTCACCTTTGCGCGCGCCGACGGCTGGTTCAAGAACCAGCTGCCGGGCGAACCCGACCTCGCGAGCGTGCGTGAATATGGCATACGCGGCAGTCTGCTTTTCGAACCCAGCGACAGCGCGCGCTTCGTCCTGCGCGCCTCGACAAGCTACCAGAACCCGCGCAACTACGGCATCTATGCCCAGCCCGAAGCGGTAAATCGTCCCGGCCTAAGCCGCCGCCAGATCGAGGCGAATGTCACCGACCGCCGCCGTGCGCGCACATGGTCGGTATCGCTGACGGGCAGTTTCGATGTCAGCGACACCCTCGCCGTCACCAGCGTCACCTCCTGGGACAAGGGCCGGCTCAGCTTTTATGAGGATACCGACGGGACAGCGAGCGAACTGCTCGAGATTCCCTACGTCGACCGCGCGACGCAATTCGCGCAGGATCTGCGCCTCACAAGCGACTTCGGCGGCCCGTTCAACTTCATTCTTGGCGCCTATTTCAACCGCGAGAAGGTCTATAATCAGACAACTTTCGAGATCGGAAAAGACATTGATTCCGATGGCCTGCCCGGCGTCACCGACGGTGATTGTGCAGTCGGCTTTCCCTTGGGCTGCCTGTTCCGGAACAGCTTCGACCAGGTTAAAAAGAGCTATGCGCTCTATTCGGACATGAGCTTCGAGGCCACCGACGCGCTCACGCTGCGCGGCGGCATCCGTTTCACGCATGACAAGGGTGTCCAGAGCGATTTCGAGGCCAATGCCTTCGGCCCCAACGAAGTGCTGGTGATGAACCTGATCCCGCCGTCGCGGCTCGATTACAGCACGGAAAATCTGTCGGGCAAGATCGGCGCCGACTACAAGGTCAACGCCGATGTGATGCTCTACGGCAACTACAGCCGCGGCTATCGCGCGCCAAGCTTCAACGCGCAGGCCTTCTTCGACCCTTCGGAACTTTCGGTTGCGAAGGCAGAGAAAATCGACGCATTCGAACTCGGGGTAAAAAGCCAGTTTGCCGACCGCCGCGTCACCCTCAACATGGCGGCCTTTCATTACACTTACAGCAACCAGCAGTTCATCAACGTCGATCCTGCGACCGCAGCGCAAACGCTGCTCAACATTCCGCGTTCGCGTATCCTCGGCGGTGAGGCCGAACTGACCGTTCGCGCCAGCGACATGCTGACACTGCGCGGCGGGCTTGGCCTGCTCGACACCAAGATCAATCGCGGCACGGTCAGCGGCGTCGATGTCAGCGGCAACCGGCTTTCGAACGCGCCGAAGCTGACTTTCTCCGGCGGTTTCGATGCGACGGTGATCGACGGCGGCAGCGGCAAGCTCAGCCTGCACGGCGACCTCGCCTACTCGTCGAACCAGTATTTCGAAGTGCTCAACATCCCTCGCCTCCGCCAGAAGAGCTACCTACTGCTTTCGGGGCATATCGACTGGGTGTCGGACGACGGACGCTGGACGGCGTCGCTATGGGGCAAGAACCTCGCCAACAAATTCTATTTCACCTCACGCGTCGACCTGCTCGCGGGCTTCGGCTTCGACTATAACCATGTTGGATCACCGCGAACCTACGGCGTGACCGTGGGCACCAAATTCTGA
- a CDS encoding MauE/DoxX family redox-associated membrane protein, whose translation MSAVFPVLALFLAAMLATSAVHKLAQRTRLTQATASLLRLNPVVAMPVTMAAAAIEAAAALALCFPASRTGGALLGALLWALYAMALSAARRRGDAMIDCGCDFGKPRHGIGRFAIGRAGALAAAALALAFSPTIGGGVDIQSILAALAFVALLFAAGEIANLPSTRRSVAR comes from the coding sequence ATGTCCGCGGTTTTCCCAGTTCTCGCGCTGTTCCTCGCGGCGATGCTCGCGACCTCGGCGGTGCATAAGCTCGCGCAGCGCACAAGGCTGACGCAGGCAACCGCCAGCCTGTTGCGGCTGAACCCGGTCGTCGCGATGCCGGTGACGATGGCGGCGGCCGCAATCGAGGCGGCGGCAGCGTTGGCGCTGTGCTTCCCCGCATCGCGCACTGGCGGTGCGCTGCTCGGCGCACTCTTGTGGGCGCTCTATGCGATGGCCCTGTCTGCGGCACGGCGGCGGGGTGACGCGATGATCGACTGCGGCTGCGATTTCGGCAAGCCGCGGCACGGGATCGGCCGCTTCGCCATCGGCCGGGCTGGCGCACTCGCCGCGGCCGCACTTGCCCTCGCCTTCTCACCTACAATTGGCGGCGGCGTCGATATCCAGTCGATCCTCGCCGCTCTCGCCTTTGTCGCACTGCTCTTCGCCGCGGGCGAAATTGCCAATCTTCCTTCCACTCGCAGGAGTGTCGCCCGATGA